One genomic segment of Synechocystis sp. LKSZ1 includes these proteins:
- a CDS encoding BolA/IbaG family iron-sulfur metabolism protein → MISLEQVKDMIQSQLPDAEVWVKDLGGGDHLEAVVVSTAFVGQSRVKQHQMVYVALQAALASEAIHALALKTFTPDAWAEAGQPI, encoded by the coding sequence ATGATAAGTCTTGAACAAGTTAAGGATATGATCCAGTCTCAACTCCCCGACGCTGAAGTCTGGGTCAAGGATCTCGGCGGTGGCGATCACCTAGAGGCCGTCGTTGTTTCTACAGCCTTTGTGGGACAAAGTCGAGTTAAACAACATCAGATGGTCTATGTTGCTCTGCAGGCGGCCTTAGCCAGTGAAGCAATTCATGCTCTGGCCCTGAAGACCTTTACTCCCGATGCCTGGGCCGAAGCAGGGCAACCCATTTAG
- the grxD gene encoding Grx4 family monothiol glutaredoxin: protein MTPDVQARIDALVKQHKIMVFMKGTKLMPQCGFSNNVVQILNVLGVPFETVNVLDDYEIRQGIKEYSNWPTIPQVYINGEFVGGSDILIELYQNGELQQMVEVALAS, encoded by the coding sequence CTGACCCCCGATGTACAAGCTCGCATTGATGCCTTGGTTAAGCAACATAAAATCATGGTGTTTATGAAGGGAACAAAACTCATGCCCCAGTGTGGCTTTTCTAATAATGTTGTCCAGATTTTAAATGTCCTGGGAGTCCCCTTTGAAACTGTTAACGTCCTGGACGACTACGAGATTCGCCAAGGCATTAAGGAGTACTCCAATTGGCCGACCATTCCCCAGGTGTATATTAACGGCGAATTTGTGGGCGGCTCCGATATCCTGATTGAACTCTACCAAAATGGAGAACTCCAACAGATGGTAGAAGTGGCCCTGGCCTCTTAA
- a CDS encoding S-methyl-5'-thioadenosine phosphorylase, producing MTHTKIGIIGGSGLYQMEALQSIRKVHLETPFGAPSDAMILGELDGVPVAFLARHGQGHHLTPTEIPFRANIHAFKQLGVEYLISASAVGSLTANVKPLDIVIPDQFIDRTRHRVSSFFGEGIVAHIAFGHPVCKNLAKVLVEAIESLTLPGIDLHTEGTYVCMEGPAFSTLAESELYRSWGGTVIGMTNLPEAKLAREAEIAYATLALVTDYDCWHPDHEHVTVDMVIGNLQHNAQNAQKIIQEAVKRLAANPPSSSAHQALRNAILTPLAQAPAATKKRLALLLQKYL from the coding sequence ATGACTCATACCAAAATTGGCATTATTGGTGGTAGCGGCCTCTATCAGATGGAGGCCCTGCAATCGATACGAAAAGTCCACCTGGAAACCCCCTTTGGGGCGCCCTCCGATGCCATGATTCTGGGAGAACTCGATGGTGTCCCCGTCGCCTTTTTAGCTCGCCATGGCCAAGGACATCACCTGACGCCCACGGAAATTCCCTTCCGGGCTAATATCCATGCCTTTAAACAACTCGGAGTTGAGTATTTAATTTCGGCCTCCGCGGTCGGTTCCCTAACGGCCAACGTCAAGCCCTTAGATATCGTTATTCCCGATCAATTTATTGACCGTACCCGTCATCGCGTCTCCAGTTTTTTTGGGGAAGGCATTGTGGCCCACATTGCCTTTGGCCATCCCGTTTGTAAAAATTTAGCCAAGGTATTGGTCGAAGCCATCGAAAGCCTGACTCTGCCGGGCATTGATCTTCATACCGAGGGAACTTATGTCTGCATGGAAGGGCCAGCCTTTTCCACCTTAGCCGAGTCTGAGTTATATCGTAGTTGGGGAGGAACTGTGATTGGGATGACGAATTTACCCGAAGCAAAGCTAGCCCGCGAAGCGGAAATTGCCTACGCAACCTTGGCCCTGGTGACGGACTACGATTGTTGGCACCCCGACCATGAGCACGTTACTGTCGATATGGTGATTGGAAATCTCCAGCACAATGCCCAAAACGCCCAAAAAATTATCCAAGAGGCTGTGAAACGTTTAGCGGCGAATCCGCCCAGTTCCTCGGCGCATCAAGCCCTACGGAATGCTATTCTAACCCCGCTGGCCCAGGCGCCTGCCGCGACCAAGAAGCGATTGGCATTGCTACTCCAAAAATACCTATAG
- a CDS encoding DUF4253 domain-containing protein translates to MDDLVPWISQQLSVYPQALTSLRRLSIPASDHVALILEVDPPQALEVWQRLYAGVEQTQYYPVITESWGEEDFFSRFYYQEEKSQGRLADVSPRAIIAQADGQSRESYLRERRQAETEYLETSVADALELTRRRYGQSPDPSEVTALIDQGQIQSRVDLEQWLWQWEQDAFEVSRVMAPDYLDYLDWFSSSSPLTPVLLLPTPNSWDTLAYLHWYGACTCGTSMAIRFLEHWYRQYGAELVCHYGTMLQFRVKRRPQSPTAAFQLAWEQEALAPCTTLLPGVSLRDHARALMTVDHWFLHERP, encoded by the coding sequence ATGGATGATTTAGTGCCTTGGATTTCCCAGCAGTTATCTGTTTATCCCCAAGCTTTGACTTCCCTGCGACGGCTATCTATCCCCGCGTCCGATCACGTCGCGCTAATTCTAGAAGTTGATCCGCCTCAGGCCTTGGAGGTATGGCAACGGCTATACGCAGGGGTTGAGCAGACACAGTATTATCCAGTAATCACGGAGAGTTGGGGAGAGGAGGATTTCTTTTCTCGTTTTTACTACCAGGAGGAGAAAAGTCAAGGAAGATTAGCCGATGTTAGTCCCAGGGCCATCATTGCACAGGCCGATGGGCAGTCCAGGGAATCCTACTTGCGGGAGCGGAGACAAGCGGAGACAGAGTATTTGGAAACGTCAGTTGCCGATGCCTTAGAACTGACCCGGCGGCGGTACGGCCAAAGTCCAGATCCGTCTGAAGTAACAGCATTGATTGATCAAGGACAGATACAGTCTAGAGTTGACCTAGAACAGTGGCTATGGCAATGGGAACAGGATGCTTTTGAAGTGTCACGAGTGATGGCCCCCGATTACCTCGACTATTTGGACTGGTTTAGTAGCTCGAGTCCATTGACACCGGTACTTTTGTTACCGACCCCCAATAGCTGGGACACCTTGGCCTATCTCCACTGGTATGGGGCTTGCACCTGTGGCACCTCCATGGCGATTCGTTTTTTAGAGCACTGGTATCGGCAATACGGTGCAGAACTGGTTTGCCATTACGGTACGATGCTTCAGTTCCGGGTTAAACGTCGCCCCCAGTCTCCAACAGCGGCCTTTCAACTGGCCTGGGAACAGGAAGCTTTGGCCCCTTGTACAACGCTTTTACCTGGCGTTTCCTTAAGGGATCACGCTCGGGCTTTGATGACGGTAGACCATTGGTTTCTTCACGAACGGCCTTGA
- a CDS encoding DUF1830 domain-containing protein: protein MSQILDPLPQDQKASLLCCYVNATSQIQIARITNIENWYFERVVFPGQRLVFEALPQAQLEIHSGMMASSILSDIIPCERLSVNNSLEEEADSALPRSGQDSRPSSSDNFRSPLETAASTKEKVILA, encoded by the coding sequence ATGTCTCAGATTCTCGACCCGCTCCCCCAAGATCAAAAAGCTTCGTTATTGTGCTGTTATGTGAATGCCACTAGCCAAATTCAGATCGCCCGCATTACTAACATTGAAAATTGGTATTTCGAGCGAGTCGTGTTTCCGGGTCAGCGTTTAGTCTTTGAGGCCCTCCCTCAAGCTCAACTCGAAATTCACTCTGGTATGATGGCTAGTTCCATACTGTCGGATATAATTCCCTGTGAGCGTTTGAGCGTCAATAACAGCCTGGAAGAAGAGGCTGATAGCGCTCTACCACGGTCTGGTCAGGATAGCCGGCCCTCATCTTCGGATAATTTCCGCTCTCCTCTGGAAACAGCCGCTTCCACAAAGGAAAAAGTTATTTTGGCCTAG
- a CDS encoding photosystem II high light acclimation radical SAM protein — translation MAQRILYVRLPCNPIFPIGVVYLADHVHKQFPALEQRIFDLGTVPPLDFNTALDQCIDEFRPTLLVFSWRDIQIYAPVGGRGGNPLQNAFEFYYAKNPLIKLRGALGGLKVTSAYYGELWRNLGLIRRGLQRARRYDPQTQVIVGGGAVSVFYEQLKTQLPKGTIVSVGEGETLLEKLLRNQDFSGERCYVVGEQTPRARLIHEEPTPFVKTACNYDYISQIWPAFDYYLQSNDFYIGVQTKRGCPHNCCYCVYTVVEGKQVRVNPAEEVVKEMRQLYERGIRNFWFTDAQFIPAKKFMADVEELLEAILASGMKDIHWAAYIRADNLTPRLCDQMVQTGMNYFEIGITSGSQSLVRKMRMGYNLRTVLQNCRDLRSAGFQDLVSVNYSFNVIDESFETIRQTIAYHRELERIFGADKVEPAIFFIGLQPHTHLEEYALANDILKPGYNPMSLMPWTAKKLLWNPEPLGSFFGEVCLAAWRSNPNDFGREVLAILEARLGVADLEAALSAPIEGPMPQPVLAQR, via the coding sequence ATGGCTCAGCGCATTCTCTACGTCCGTCTTCCTTGCAATCCCATCTTTCCCATTGGCGTTGTTTACCTAGCCGATCATGTCCATAAGCAATTTCCGGCCCTGGAGCAACGCATTTTTGATCTAGGAACGGTTCCCCCCCTTGACTTTAACACCGCTCTAGACCAGTGCATTGACGAGTTCCGCCCTACTTTGCTCGTTTTTTCCTGGCGAGATATCCAAATTTACGCCCCTGTTGGTGGCCGGGGGGGCAACCCCCTCCAAAATGCCTTTGAATTTTACTACGCAAAAAACCCCCTGATTAAGCTACGGGGGGCCCTGGGGGGGCTGAAGGTGACAAGTGCGTACTATGGTGAACTATGGCGAAACCTGGGACTCATTCGTCGAGGTTTACAGCGGGCCCGGCGCTACGATCCCCAAACCCAGGTCATTGTTGGCGGTGGCGCAGTTAGTGTTTTCTACGAACAATTAAAAACCCAGTTACCCAAGGGCACCATTGTTTCAGTGGGTGAAGGCGAAACCCTACTGGAAAAACTACTTAGGAATCAGGATTTTTCTGGGGAGCGGTGCTATGTGGTGGGGGAACAGACTCCCCGTGCTCGCCTGATTCACGAAGAACCAACGCCTTTTGTCAAAACGGCCTGCAACTACGACTACATCAGCCAGATTTGGCCGGCCTTTGATTACTATCTCCAAAGCAATGATTTTTACATTGGGGTGCAGACGAAACGGGGCTGTCCCCACAATTGTTGCTACTGTGTCTACACGGTGGTGGAAGGAAAGCAGGTACGGGTTAATCCTGCGGAGGAAGTGGTGAAGGAAATGCGCCAGCTATACGAACGGGGCATTCGCAATTTTTGGTTTACCGATGCCCAGTTTATCCCGGCCAAAAAATTTATGGCAGATGTGGAGGAACTCCTGGAAGCGATTCTGGCCTCGGGAATGAAAGATATTCACTGGGCCGCCTATATCCGTGCGGATAACCTCACGCCGCGTCTCTGTGACCAGATGGTGCAAACCGGGATGAATTATTTTGAAATTGGGATCACTAGCGGCTCCCAGTCCCTGGTGCGGAAAATGCGGATGGGCTACAATCTCCGCACCGTGTTACAGAATTGCCGTGACCTCAGGAGCGCCGGTTTCCAAGACCTGGTTTCCGTGAATTATTCCTTCAATGTCATTGATGAAAGCTTTGAGACCATTCGTCAAACCATTGCCTATCACCGAGAGTTAGAACGAATTTTTGGAGCGGATAAGGTCGAACCGGCTATCTTTTTCATTGGCCTGCAACCCCATACCCACTTAGAAGAGTACGCCTTGGCTAACGACATTTTAAAGCCGGGCTACAACCCGATGAGCCTCATGCCTTGGACCGCCAAGAAACTCCTCTGGAATCCCGAACCCCTGGGCTCCTTCTTTGGAGAAGTCTGTTTAGCGGCCTGGCGCAGTAATCCCAATGATTTTGGCCGGGAAGTTTTAGCTATTCTAGAAGCTCGCTTGGGTGTTGCCGATCTGGAAGCGGCCCTGAGTGCGCCCATTGAAGGCCCTATGCCTCAACCGGTTCTGGCCCAACGCTAG
- the hmpF gene encoding pilus motility taxis protein HmpF, whose protein sequence is MLYLAEVKKQNRNFLGGIKTDLKLLACQHSDQTWSALPSEEIFATEEMEAANEGTLWVLNLTNNRQLQGRPDVAAPELVRQLQKLSRLSEKLKDQQDEIERWKQSLTYQSQELSRREMEIEAREAEAEEKEVELTQVERQKYEVEQAWNRLESERENLQSLQRSFGPLLQTQPEYLEQLQSLLQRLTVSPDVFPRLYQALSQSQQFTQQHQERFNSCWQELDQCRQQLAKQEGELHQGREILALHHQELSTADDELEKAKLQLILEQNVLSNQQQLLSHWNTEIQSVEALQATLYRLATGSVEGGESKIDLQHLEQIPLGELEELVKQLQSDLDKIVRFVNDQEEELTMQCETVDELQAKLAQADDYERLTVEEELAEEQERKRMLDETLVGQRRNLKERQDILIQHLRVLRRRQGIVDLENMLPNINLDPAIAQLEGRKTKLVEERNKLEAHLQSLRDSLSHIQGMVQHLEQDHKQKHQTLEREEQRLRQLEQDVAQVQAKVQLYERILQPLQSQLDSLKPQVDCLTDLLDRRNSIY, encoded by the coding sequence GTGCTGTATTTAGCAGAAGTCAAAAAGCAAAATCGCAACTTTCTTGGGGGTATTAAAACCGATCTTAAGCTCCTTGCCTGTCAACACAGCGACCAGACCTGGAGTGCCCTCCCCAGCGAAGAAATTTTTGCCACAGAGGAGATGGAGGCAGCCAATGAAGGAACGCTATGGGTTCTCAATTTAACCAACAATCGTCAACTCCAGGGCCGGCCAGATGTTGCCGCCCCAGAGTTAGTCCGTCAACTGCAAAAGCTTTCCCGCTTATCGGAAAAATTGAAAGACCAGCAGGATGAGATCGAGCGTTGGAAGCAATCCCTGACCTATCAAAGTCAAGAACTGTCCCGGCGGGAAATGGAAATTGAGGCCCGGGAAGCAGAGGCGGAAGAAAAAGAAGTTGAACTAACCCAAGTTGAGCGACAAAAGTACGAAGTAGAGCAGGCCTGGAATCGTCTAGAAAGTGAACGAGAAAATCTCCAATCCCTCCAACGGAGTTTTGGCCCCCTACTCCAGACCCAACCCGAGTATTTAGAACAACTCCAATCCCTACTACAGCGCCTCACTGTTAGTCCTGATGTATTTCCTCGTCTGTATCAGGCCCTCTCCCAGTCCCAGCAGTTCACCCAGCAACATCAAGAACGTTTTAATAGTTGCTGGCAGGAGTTAGACCAGTGCCGCCAACAACTGGCTAAGCAAGAGGGGGAACTTCACCAAGGTCGTGAGATTTTAGCGCTACACCATCAAGAGCTGAGTACAGCCGATGACGAGCTGGAAAAAGCTAAATTACAACTCATCCTTGAGCAGAATGTTCTTAGCAATCAACAACAATTGCTCAGCCATTGGAATACGGAAATTCAATCCGTGGAAGCCCTACAAGCAACTCTCTATCGCCTAGCAACGGGGAGCGTCGAAGGAGGAGAGAGCAAAATTGATCTTCAACACCTAGAACAAATTCCCTTGGGTGAGTTGGAGGAGTTGGTTAAGCAGTTACAATCGGACCTAGATAAAATTGTTCGCTTTGTCAATGATCAGGAAGAAGAGTTGACAATGCAGTGCGAGACGGTGGATGAACTCCAGGCCAAATTAGCTCAGGCCGATGACTACGAGCGTCTTACCGTTGAAGAGGAACTAGCCGAAGAGCAGGAACGGAAACGTATGCTCGATGAAACTTTGGTCGGCCAACGTCGCAACCTTAAAGAACGCCAAGATATCCTCATTCAACACTTGCGCGTTCTGCGTCGTCGCCAGGGCATTGTCGATCTCGAAAATATGCTTCCCAATATTAATCTGGATCCTGCCATTGCTCAGCTCGAGGGCCGTAAAACAAAATTGGTGGAAGAACGCAACAAACTAGAAGCTCATCTGCAAAGCCTACGGGACAGCCTCTCCCATATTCAAGGAATGGTTCAGCACCTGGAACAAGACCACAAACAAAAACACCAAACTCTAGAGCGGGAGGAACAACGCCTGCGTCAACTAGAACAAGACGTGGCCCAAGTACAAGCAAAAGTACAACTTTACGAAAGAATTTTGCAACCCCTCCAGAGTCAACTTGATAGCCTTAAACCCCAAGTAGACTGTCTGACGGATCTCTTGGATCGTCGTAACAGTATCTACTAG